From Lolium perenne isolate Kyuss_39 chromosome 5, Kyuss_2.0, whole genome shotgun sequence, a single genomic window includes:
- the LOC127300768 gene encoding uncharacterized protein encodes MDREALRMVFSPEFWRMGVLWTLSLLYSYLLLFQHGRTATYHRRRDVGGRDSGGGGGRPICVVTGATSGLGQAAAAALAREGYCVVLAGRSAQLLSKTTREIRRQQPDACLEAFQVDLSSYMSIKKFETSLSQWIRDSNREPSIQLLINNAGMLAKSHRLTEDGIDEMMQTNYVGPFMLTSILLPLLKNSHVPSRVVNLTSFTHRCVSEIDVSEEALRGVKFGQRSVGGSYPLASTYEYTKFCLLMFSYELHRQLHLPSGISVMAADPGVVETGIMRELPPCLSRFAFFVLRVMNLLQKPDIGIDAVIDAALAPPEASGKYFFGGSGRTVRSSALSYDMEAAKKLWAESSALLQELQLRDYEFRRN; translated from the exons ATGGACCGCGAGGCGCTGCGCATGGTCTTCTCGCCGGAGTTCTGGCGGATGGGCGTTCTCTGGACCCTCTCCCTCCTCTACTCCTACCTCCTCCTGTTCCAACACGGCCGGACCGCCACCTATCACCGCCGGAGAGATGTAGGTGGCCGTgatagcggcggcggcggcggccgtccCATCTGCGTGGTCACCGGG GCGACGTCGGGGCTCGGCCAAGCGGCGGCTGCTGCGTTGGCGCGAGAGGGCTACTGCGTCGTGCTCG CTGGACGATCTGCACAATTGCTATCTAAG ACCACGCGAGAAATTCGAAGGCAACAGCCTGATGCCTGCCTTGAAGCGTTTCAAGTGGACTTGTCATCTTACATGTCAATTAAGAAGTTCGAGACTTCGCTTAGTCAGTGGATTCGAGACTCAAATCGGGAGCCTTCCATTCAGCTTTTGATAAATAATGCTGGGATGCTTGCGAAATCACATCGACTTACCGAGGATGGGATTGATGA AATGATGCAGACAAACTACGTTGGTCCATTTATGCTGACCAGCATTCTTTTACCTCTGCTGAAGAACAGCCATGTACCATCCCGAGTGGTTAATCTAACATCTTTCACACACAGATGTG TGTCAGAAATTGACGTGTCTGAAGAGGCACTACGAGGGGTGAAGTTTGGTCAGCGTTCAGTTGGTGGAAGTTACCCCTTAGCCTCTACTTATGAGTATACCAAGT tTTGTTTACTGATGTTCTCATATGAACTTCATCGACAACTTCACCTCCCTTCTGGTATTTCTGTCAT GGCTGCCGACCCTGGTGTGGTAGAAACAGGCATCATGCGGGAGCTCCCTCCATGCCTTTCTCGGTTCGCCTTCTTTGTTCTGCGTGTCATGAATCTCCTACAGAAGCCTGATATTGGGATCGATGCAGTCATTGACGCAGCCTTGGCACCACCT GAAGCATCTGGGAAGTATTTCTTTGGAGGGAGTGGGAGGACCGTCAGGTCTTCTGCGCTGTCCTATGACATGGAGGCGGCCAAAAAGTTGTGGGCTGAATCTTCAGCGCTGCTCCAGGAGCTGCAGCTTAGAGACTATGAATTTAGGAGGAACTGA
- the LOC127300767 gene encoding proton pump-interactor BIP103, with the protein MGMEVEAAPVQVKVADAEVPLFQDTESKATAKEREEAAVFGADNGKVAANATNDLAPPKDAVEDWPEPKQTYTFYFVKIRSFEDPKLRAKLEQADKDFQNKIQARSKIFEAIKAKKTERSAIIAELKPLSAENRQYNEAFNVKLKEIEPFRNRLGKFRDENISMRAESAGLCSSLEELEQEIKRLEHRIAHESIPFDEEKRLIKEIKNLEKTRPKVSSNAAKRAKLQDTVVERDAIQDQVKIIGEGLDGVKKDRQEVRSKIKVLEDELKIVDAEYQALQEDLDAATARKDKAYDSLNELRKARDANNASFYQNRNVLNRAREHSSRSEVEELQELQKTEVEKFMTEWCGSKAFREDYEKRTLTSLNGRQLTRDGRMRNPDEKPIFIETHQPAPPVVQEPIPSKVPSKPAKEAVAPQAGAPKDEPLAKASAKVKAAAVADDVYEAEPAKEKPKPKEVDVAKLKEIKRQEEIEKNKIALERKKKQAEKQAAKAAARAQKEAEKKLKKEEKKIKKKNGETDEPTDSDTKSDEAAETQAEEDLAPVSVTVNKEQKERVRSRSAFTKSKAPLPKAILKRKKAQSYWSWATPAAAMAAVAVLVALLAVLGYYQYYRPASTSN; encoded by the exons ATGGGAATGGAGGTCGAAGCAGCACCAGTGCAGGTTAaagtagctgatgcagaagtgcccCTTTTCCAGGACACGGAAAGTAAAGCGACTGCAAAGGAGCGTGAGGAAGCAGCTGTTTTTGGTGCAGACAATGGCAAAGTTGCAGCAAATGCCACAAATGACTTGGCACCTCCAAAGGACGCAGTGGAGGACTGGCCTGAGCCTAAGCAAACTTACACCTTCTACTTCGTCAAGATCCGCTCATTTGAGGACCCTAAGCTCAGAGCAAAACTCGAGCAGGCTGACAAGGACTTCCAAAATAAGATCCAAGCTCGGTCAAAGATTTTTGAGGCTATAAAAGCTAAGAAG ACTGAGCGTTCCGCCATTATCGCGGAGCTCAAGCCATTGAGTGCTGAGAACAGGCAATATAATGAAGCATTTAATGTGAAGTTGAAGGAGATTGAACCTTTTAGAAACCGTTTAGGCAAGTTCCGTGACGAAAATATTTCTATGAGGGCGGAGAGTGCAGGTTTGTGCTCTTCACTTGAAGAGCTTGAGCAAGAG ATCAAGAGATTGGAACACCGCATAGCTCATGAGAGCATACCCTTCGACGAGGAGAAGCGGTTGATCAAAGAAATCAAGAATCTTGAAAAAACCAGACCAAAGGTCTCTTCCAATGCTGCTAAGCGAGCTAAATTGCAAGATACTGTGGTTGAAAGAGACGCCATACAGGATCAGGTCAAA ATCATTGGGGAGGGTCTGGATGGAGTAAAGAAGGACCGCCAAGAAGTCAGGTCTAAGATTAAGGTCCTGGAGGATGAGCTAAAGATTGTTGATGCTGAGTATCAAGCGCTTCAAGAAGATTTAGACGCAGCCACCGCCAGAAAGGACAAGGCGTACGATTCACTGAACGAACTGAGGAAAGCACGAGATGCTAAC AACGCATCCTTCTATCAAAATCGCAATGTCCTGAACAGAGCTAGGGAACATTCTTCTAGGAGTGAGGTGGAAGAATTGCAAGAGCTCCAGAAGACTGAG GTTGAGAAGTTCATGACAGAATGGTGTGGCAGCAAGGCCTTTAGAGAGGACTATGAGAAGCGGACCCTCACCTCCCTTAATGGCCGGCAGCTGACCCGGGATGGCCGGATGAGGAATCCTGACGAGAAGCCCATATTTATCGAAACACACCAGCCAGCACCACCTGTGGTGCAGGAGCCTATCCCATCAAAGGTGCCTTCAAAACCAGCAAAGGAAGCTGTTGCTCCCCAAGCCGGTGCTCCCAAGGATGAGCCCCTTGCAAAGGCATCTGCCAAGGTAAAAGCTGCTGCGGTTGCTGATGATGTCTATGAGGCTGAGCCTGCCAAGGAGAAGCCCAAGCCTAAAGAGGTTGATGTAGCAAAGTTGAAAGAGATCAAGAGACAGGAGGAAATTGAGAAGAATAAAATTGCTTTggaaaggaagaagaagcaggCTGAGAAGCAAGCAGCGAAGGCTGCAGCCCGAGCACAAAAGGAAGCTGAGAAGAAGCTTAAG AAAGAGGAGAAGAAAATCAAGAAGAAGAATGGGGAGACCGACGAGCCAACTGACTCGGACACCAAGTCTGATGAAGCAGCAGAAACCCAAGCGGAGGAGGACTTGGCTCCAGTTTCTGTCACAGTGAACAAAGAACAGAAGGAGAGAGTACGGTCCAGAAGTGCATTCACCAAGAGCAAGGCCCCGCTGCCAAAGGCAATCCTAAAGAGGAAGAAAGCCCAGTCGTACTGGTCATGGGCTACCCCAGCTGCGGCGATGGCTGCGGTTGCCGTGCTTGTCGCCCTGCTCGCGGTGCTGGGCTACTACCAGTACTACCGCCCGGCGAGCACCAGCAACTGA